The genome window CATTGATGTCCATCAGGAAAGTAGCCATCTTATAGTCTCGCGCAACATCTGTCACGTCTGCACCTATTTGTGTCCATGTCTGGCCCTGATCCTGTGAATACTCCAGGCGCCATTTGCTTGGTTTATCGGTTGAGTAGGTTGCATACCAAACTGTAACTTTAGATGCTCCGTTTGGTAGGTCAAAGTTCATTTGCAGGTATGCAGACTCTTTTAAGTCTTTTGCCATACGAACTGCCTGTTTTCCGCTAATAATAACATCCCTCTTTGCATCAAGATCACCTAATATAGATTGGTAAAGAAGCCAATTTCCTGTTGCCAAATCCCTGTAATTGTCTGATGAGCCATCAGCTTTCTTCATATTATACTGAGACTTGGTAGCAGCAGCAGGTTCTTCAAACTTTTCAGGCCAGTTTGGATAAATTGGACCACTAGGATTTATAGCATCAGCTATTGTTCGCATGCGCAGTATAGGAGTACCATCAGTAGAAACAGTTGGGATGCCTACAAAACTTGCGCTTGCTGGTAATTTACGATCAGCGAAGATTGCATCTGCTGTAGTATGCAAGGTTATAGTTTTACCTGAACCATCGCCTAGTTGTTTATTGCCCGCATAAGTTTCGCCTGAAACAGGTATAGGATCTGGACCTCCAGTTACCATCACCAACGTGCTCTCATACTTATGAAAGTTTGTAAGAAGTTCGCTGACAGCAACCGGCTTAGGAGCTACTGGCAAACCTTTTTCCTTTTTCTCGATACTCTCAGGTTTAAGTCCGATAATCTGTAACACACCATCTTTACGGGTAAGTGTTGTACCTCTTACATCAAACAATATGGAGTCACCTACCTGGTACCTTCTGGCTTCTTCTTCGCCAAGGTTAAGAATGATTCCACGCTGCATGCCCCTCCATGAATCCTGTATGGCAACAAGGCCTGTTGGCCAGTTCCTACCATTTGGATCTGAAACTACTACCCCACCTGCCTGGTATGCATCAAACAACGGGCCTGGGCCAAGTGCCAAGTCCTTTTCATGAAATGCATCACGCACTACATACAGCGATGCTACCGGGTTAGGAGTGCCCTCCGACGGATTTGGATCTTCTTCTACACAGGAAGTAAAACCTAAAACACTTACACAGAGGGCCAGAATTGATAAATATCTTTTTTTCATGACGTATGTCTTTTAATCTTTCTATTAAATCCCAGCTGTTATTGATCCCACCATACTTTAGTGTTAATGTCATCGCCCCCCATGGCTGCTACCGCAGCGCTATAATTGGCACCATTCAGCGATTGCACAGTTATAGGATACCTGAAGCGAGATGGCATTACACCGCCATTCTGTACACCAGGTCCTATTGGTAGTACCGGGTGACCG of Pontibacter deserti contains these proteins:
- a CDS encoding DUF5689 domain-containing protein, which encodes MKKRYLSILALCVSVLGFTSCVEEDPNPSEGTPNPVASLYVVRDAFHEKDLALGPGPLFDAYQAGGVVVSDPNGRNWPTGLVAIQDSWRGMQRGIILNLGEEEARRYQVGDSILFDVRGTTLTRKDGVLQIIGLKPESIEKKEKGLPVAPKPVAVSELLTNFHKYESTLVMVTGGPDPIPVSGETYAGNKQLGDGSGKTITLHTTADAIFADRKLPASASFVGIPTVSTDGTPILRMRTIADAINPSGPIYPNWPEKFEEPAAATKSQYNMKKADGSSDNYRDLATGNWLLYQSILGDLDAKRDVIISGKQAVRMAKDLKESAYLQMNFDLPNGASKVTVWYATYSTDKPSKWRLEYSQDQGQTWTQIGADVTDVARDYKMATFLMDINGPVRFRINKLGLGISSATIDNGRLGIDDFAVYSY